A part of bacterium genomic DNA contains:
- the lepB gene encoding signal peptidase I, which translates to MLASIQNLKSYYIPSGAMEPTLMVGDRLIADLDAYAVAPPGRGDIVIVRSPEDPTVELIKRVVAVGGDTVELRGKTLYLNGAAVDEPWVVHLDPTMASRDNPMSRRFSRDHMAPLAVPEGHLFLMGDNRDFSYDSRFIGTVPVASVHGAPLYVYWSPHRNRIGIKLDSYATAALPDESSERHTAPRVLVAAHP; encoded by the coding sequence TTGTTGGCTTCTATCCAGAACTTGAAGTCGTACTACATTCCTAGCGGCGCCATGGAACCTACCCTCATGGTTGGCGACCGTCTAATCGCTGACCTGGACGCGTACGCCGTGGCGCCGCCTGGGCGAGGCGACATCGTAATCGTCCGCTCTCCAGAAGACCCCACTGTCGAACTCATCAAGCGGGTCGTGGCAGTCGGTGGCGACACGGTCGAACTCCGGGGCAAGACCCTCTACCTCAACGGAGCCGCGGTCGATGAGCCCTGGGTCGTTCATCTCGACCCGACAATGGCGTCTCGTGACAATCCAATGAGTCGTCGTTTCTCACGCGACCATATGGCGCCTCTGGCAGTCCCTGAGGGTCATCTCTTCCTAATGGGCGACAATCGAGACTTCAGCTACGACAGTCGCTTCATCGGTACCGTTCCCGTGGCGTCAGTTCACGGTGCCCCTCTCTACGTCTACTGGTCTCCACACAGGAATCGTATCGGAATCAAGTTGGACTCGTATGCCACCGCGGCCTTACCAGACGAATCGAGCGAACGGCACACGGCGCCGCGCGTCCTGGTCGCCGCTCATCCATAA